Proteins encoded within one genomic window of Pieris rapae chromosome 1, ilPieRapa1.1, whole genome shotgun sequence:
- the LOC110997484 gene encoding dimethyladenosine transferase 2, mitochondrial, whose translation MLVNTITIRKTNIKCLFMRFRHKINNQSEELDENTKVAQGLMNYLNSNKEYNDVVPHLPKMLLKKYKAPETMYLINRKTAKDISTIITRNFEKGAPIVEVNPGLGFLTEEILKNQNNPVYLYESTKFFQKSLQELHEKYPDRIIYKIADFFGMWKLAFQDKIDQGNRIKDLLGDLATDKIGRKLQIVGAMPGLSFVKHLINTIVFHNITNQLGRPDLFIILPTHHYEFLTDLNVQHGKHKSVPSLFQSLFQYKVLQKVPKAHFLPWTFPPSKKTTVIDEHFLYLVNITQKEALPCHPAYLPLLWYFFKPQTFSKSTRVIPMLEQWIPGCGVWLITGQDPPDVNKEVAPDETDAPLPHMTIFTEFGDLTLQQKITVFKRFVSWPEFEHCPFRATVENSLPKFASHLGSEGLPDPHLDDLEHSDSESELENL comes from the exons ATGCTGGTGAATACTATCAcaattagaaaaacaaatattaaatgtctcTTTATGAGATTTCgacacaaaattaacaatCAGAGTGAGGAACTGGatgaaaatacaaaagttgCACAGGGGCTTATGAATTATTTGAATAGTAACAAGGAATATAATGATGTTGTCCCACATCTACcaaaaatgcttttaaaaaagtataaagcGCCTGAAAccatgtatttaataaaccgGAAAACTGCAAAAGATATCTCAACTATAATTAcaagaaattttgaaaagggAGCACCAATAGTTGAAGTAAATCCTGGACTGGGATTTCTTACTGAAGAGATTCTCAAGAATCAAAATAACCCAGTATATCTGTATGAGAGTACTAAATTCTTTCAAAAGTCATTACAA GAACTACATGAGAAATATCCTGACagaatcatatataaaatagcagATTTTTTTGGAATGTGGAAGCTTGCTTTCCAGGATAAAATTGATCAAGGAAATAGAATAAAAGATCTCTTAGGAGACCTAGCTACAGACAAAATAG gtAGAAAGTTGCAGATAGTTGGAGCTATGCCTGGCTTATCATTTGTGAAACAtcttattaatacaattgtttttcACAATATCACAAATCAACTTGGTAGACCAGActtattcattatattacCAACACATCATTATGAG TTTCTTACAGATTTGAATGTCCAGCATGGCAAACATAAGTCAGTGCCATCATTATTTCAATCTCTTTTCCAATACAAGGTCCTTCAGAAAGTACCAAAAGCCCATTTTTTGCCATGGACTTTTCCACCATCTAAAAAAACTACAGTG attgatgagcattttttgtatttagtcAATATAACGCAGAAGGAAGCTCTACCATGCCATCCAGCCTACTTACCATTACTCTGGTATTTCTTTAAACCCCAAACTTTTTCCAAATCAACAAGAGTCATTCCTATGCTTGA gcAATGGATTCCGGGTTGTGGTGTGTGGCTTATCACAGGACAGGACCCGCCTGATGTAAACAAAGAAGTGGCGCCAGATGAGACAGATGCTCCTCTCCCACATATGACTATCTTCACTGAATTTGGTGACCTCAccttacaacaaaaaataactgtaTTTAAGCG GTTTGTATCGTGGCCGGAGTTTGAACATTGTCCATTCCGAGCAACTGTTGAGAACAGTCTACCAAAGTTTGCATCTCATTTAGGTAGCGAAGGTCTCCCTGACCCACACCTCGACGACTTAGAACACTCCGATTCAGAAAGTGAATTAGAAAATCTGTAA
- the LOC110997453 gene encoding uncharacterized protein LOC110997453 isoform X2, giving the protein MSIPPLVCSTPPPPDQCEDDKHIDEFDLQYRLSPEDEDENDEYNYGNFHNFHDAISNNEDSEPQIETCNIKTDHSNIGIIEHSKHSPSNQNSIDKASIDDVAIEDLNLKVEQESDLVDQIESNNSNLDEDSDTYGITCFTPHIESPNKSTLCINSNVVTEESNKVNEVETVIPELNDLSLFSEKGEEFPVKLLEQSESNIVKNQVLIENITSQCEESKQDLKTCDDFDDFEDFKFSTNSNYNIIESTGNPWESKDQKDFNFGDFKANFDVNESLHEELHNEKLNDEIINSQAILDDSQKLNEEIINSQAVLDESQDEDFGDFDDFKSSVNKEIEEHASQHVTVLTFQSNDNEGQIIESIKNILLNIFPDDLPDSETAFDGNLESLLGETWHHLKEIDVRQPYIVYWNNSLSQKTLLKALCIDSRNILFGPKWNSLMPKYATNLSGAPLKPQKPTTPQEPDLSAEKSKENITWTDPFTSTGQGYLEHLMTTLDQMAHKQSTLKISELLSTANSSDREKALKESRPADLNVFGSSITVSKLDKIHSSTLSVQPLRHINLPDTHIFTPTDSETPRSKTIHYDITPPVLLPQTIENHSIDTEKPIPKNTTIENNDDYWEFQDFKGTAESDQNVDMKTETINPNAGMILQSQLLQPVKVEPTIPTLNWPDPGEVKETFDDFSDFVSSTAWNNDNASTMEGTSHPPSASFIRTLPSDNVEDEFETFQSAPTPASNQKCAETLSPETSKFGNEITHTLPSDTLNIGPNQVFAPNTVQNHNISVDITSKSSPVNTSILKPINAGSTVIRPQKAGQILQPLSLESYSQINWPKPGIDLQNLSSFNPLESFEAFKSDSGSSGASKGASPVHKIVNNPVTVNETLDDDIWGDFVSSKPGQVAPKKQLHADEDEWTDFVSSPSISQNSLKTISYNVATNSTMQKMSNQSASKNNQLALEIPVLNYITPNSNSRSMCVDKHFQNL; this is encoded by the exons ATGTCGATACCTCCGTTGGTGTGCAGTACACCTCCTCCGCCAGACCAGTGTGAAGACGATAAACATATTGATGAATTTGATTTACAGTACCGAT TGTCACCAGAGGATGAAGATGAAAatgatgaatataattatggaaattttcacaatttccatgatgctatatctaataatgaAGACTCTGAACCCCAAATTGAAACCTGTAATATAAAGACTGATCATAGCAATATTGGAATAATTGAACATTCTAAACACAGTCCAAGTAACCAAAATTCTATAGATAAAGCAAGCATTGATGATGTGGCTATTGAAGACTTAAACTTAAAGGTAGAACAAGAAAGTGATCTTGTAGATCAGATAGaaagtaataatagtaatctAGATGAAGATTCAGATACATATGGAATAACGTGTTTTACGCCGCATATAGAATCTCCTAATAAAAGTACTTTATGTATAAACTCTAATGTAGTAACAGAAGAAAGTAATAAGGTAAATGAAGTAGAAACCGTGATACCAGAATTGAATGATTTGTCTCTATTTTCTGAAAAAGGGGAAGAATTCCCTGTCAAATTATTAGAACAGTCTGAAAGCAATATTGTGAAAAATCAAGtccttatagaaaatataacatcTCAATGTGAAGAATCTAAACAAGATTTGAAAACATGTGATGATTTTGATGACTTTGaagattttaaattcagtACAAACagcaattataacattattgaaAGTACTGGTAATCCTTGGGAAAGTAAGGATCAAAAGGATTTTAACTTTGGGGATTTCAAAGCCAATTTTGATGTTAATGAATCTTTACATGAAGAATTACATAATGAGAAACTAAATGATGAAATTATCAATAGTCAAGCCATTCTAGATGATAGTCAGAAACTTAATGAAGAAATTATCAATAGTCAAGCCGTTCTAGATGAAAGTCAAGATGAAGATTTTGGTGATTTTGATGATTTTAAGTCTTcagtaaataaagaaatagaagAACATGCTTCTCAACATGTCACTGTTTTAACCTTTCAAAGTAATGACAATGAGGGCCAGATTAtagaaagtataaaaaatattttattaaatatctttccTGACGATTTACCAGATTCTGAAACTGCATTTGATGGAAATCTTGAGTCATTGCTAGGTGAGACATGGCATCATTTGAAAGAAATTGATGTAAGACAGCCTTACATTGTATATTGGAATAATTCTCTCAGTCAAAAAACTCTTTTAAAGGCCCTATGCATTGATTCACGaaatatt CTGTTTGGACCAAAGTGGAATTCCTTGATGCCAAAATATGCAACAAATTTAAGTGGAGCACCTCTAAAACCCCAAAAACCTACAACACCACAGGAACCAGACCTCAGTGCTgaaaaaagtaaagaaaacatCACATGGACAGATCCTTTCACTTCAACTGGACAAGGAT ATTTAGAACACCTCATGACCACTTTAGATCAAATGGCTCACAAACAGTCTACTCTAAAAATATCAGAGTTACTTTCAACTG cTAACAGTTCAGACAGGGAAAAGGCCTTAAAAGAGTCTCGACCAGCAGATCTGAATGTTTTTGGAAGCTCCATTACAGTATCGAAATTAGACAAGATCCATTCAAGTACACTCAGTGTGCAACCTCTTAGACATATCAATTTGCCTGATACTCATATATTTACACCTACTGACTCAGAAACTCCAAGATCAAAAACAATTCATTACGATATTACACCGCCTGTATTATTACCACAAACAATAGAGAACCACAGCATTGACACTGAGAAACCTATTCCAAAAAATACTACCATTGAAAATAATGATGATTACTGGGAATTTCAAGATTTTAAAGGAACAGCCGAAAGTGACCAAAATGTAGATATGAAAACTGAAACCATTAATCCAAATGCAGGTATGATTCTTCAAAGTCAATTATTGCAACCAGTCAAAGTTGAGCCAACCATTCCCACATTAAACTGGCCAGATCCTGGTGAGGTAAAGGAGACGTTTGATGATTTTTCTGATTTTGTGTCTAGTACTGCTTGGAATAATGATAATGCAAGTACTATGGAGGGTACATCTCACCCGCCAAGTGCTAGCTTCATTAGAACACTACCTTCTGATAATGTAGAGGATGAATTTGAAACATTCCAATCGGCTCCGACACCTGCCTCCAATCAGAAATGTGCAGAAACCTTGTCACCAGAAACTAGTAAATTTGGTAATGAGATCACACATACACTACCATCGGATACATTGAACATTGGGCCTAACCAAGTCTTCGCACCGAACACTGTGCAGAATCATAATATTTCTGTggacataacctcaaaatctAGTCCAGTGAATACGTCAATTTTAAAACCTATAAACGCCGGCTCGACTGTGATTCGCCCCCAAAAAGCTGGACAAATTTTACAACCGCTTTCCCTCGAAAGTTATTCACAGATAAATTGGCCCAAACCCGGTATAGATTTGCAAAATCTTTCAAGCTTCAACCCTCTCGAAAGCTTCGAAGCATTTAAAAGTGACTCCGGTTCGAGTGGAGCCAGCAAAGGCGCATCGCCGGTGcataaaatagttaataatcCTGTCACCGTGAACGAAACCCTCGATGACGATATTTGGGGTGACTTCGTATCGAGCAAACCCGGACAAGTTGCTCCAAAGAAGCAGTTACATGCAGACGAAGACGAATGGACGGACTTTGTGTCCAGTCCGAGCATATCACAGAACAGCCTCAAAACCATAAGCTATAATGTCGCCACCAATTCGACAATGCAAAAGATGTCGAATCAAAGTgcttctaaaaataatcaattggCTCTAGAAATTCCGGTCCTCAATTACATCACTCCGAATTCGAACAGCCGAAGCATGTGTGTtgataaacattttcaaaatttataa
- the LOC110997453 gene encoding uncharacterized protein LOC110997453 isoform X1, with product MSIPPLVCSTPPPPDQCEDDKHIDEFDLQYRLSPEDEDENDEYNYGNFHNFHDAISNNEDSEPQIETCNIKTDHSNIGIIEHSKHSPSNQNSIDKASIDDVAIEDLNLKVEQESDLVDQIESNNSNLDEDSDTYGITCFTPHIESPNKSTLCINSNVVTEESNKVNEVETVIPELNDLSLFSEKGEEFPVKLLEQSESNIVKNQVLIENITSQCEESKQDLKTCDDFDDFEDFKFSTNSNYNIIESTGNPWESKDQKDFNFGDFKANFDVNESLHEELHNEKLNDEIINSQAILDDSQKLNEEIINSQAVLDESQDEDFGDFDDFKSSVNKEIEEHASQHVTVLTFQSNDNEGQIIESIKNILLNIFPDDLPDSETAFDGNLESLLGETWHHLKEIDVRQPYIVYWNNSLSQKTLLKALCIDSRNILFGPKWNSLMPKYATNLSGAPLKPQKPTTPQEPDLSAEKSKENITWTDPFTSTGQGYTYAEALLLDLEHLMTTLDQMAHKQSTLKISELLSTANSSDREKALKESRPADLNVFGSSITVSKLDKIHSSTLSVQPLRHINLPDTHIFTPTDSETPRSKTIHYDITPPVLLPQTIENHSIDTEKPIPKNTTIENNDDYWEFQDFKGTAESDQNVDMKTETINPNAGMILQSQLLQPVKVEPTIPTLNWPDPGEVKETFDDFSDFVSSTAWNNDNASTMEGTSHPPSASFIRTLPSDNVEDEFETFQSAPTPASNQKCAETLSPETSKFGNEITHTLPSDTLNIGPNQVFAPNTVQNHNISVDITSKSSPVNTSILKPINAGSTVIRPQKAGQILQPLSLESYSQINWPKPGIDLQNLSSFNPLESFEAFKSDSGSSGASKGASPVHKIVNNPVTVNETLDDDIWGDFVSSKPGQVAPKKQLHADEDEWTDFVSSPSISQNSLKTISYNVATNSTMQKMSNQSASKNNQLALEIPVLNYITPNSNSRSMCVDKHFQNL from the exons ATGTCGATACCTCCGTTGGTGTGCAGTACACCTCCTCCGCCAGACCAGTGTGAAGACGATAAACATATTGATGAATTTGATTTACAGTACCGAT TGTCACCAGAGGATGAAGATGAAAatgatgaatataattatggaaattttcacaatttccatgatgctatatctaataatgaAGACTCTGAACCCCAAATTGAAACCTGTAATATAAAGACTGATCATAGCAATATTGGAATAATTGAACATTCTAAACACAGTCCAAGTAACCAAAATTCTATAGATAAAGCAAGCATTGATGATGTGGCTATTGAAGACTTAAACTTAAAGGTAGAACAAGAAAGTGATCTTGTAGATCAGATAGaaagtaataatagtaatctAGATGAAGATTCAGATACATATGGAATAACGTGTTTTACGCCGCATATAGAATCTCCTAATAAAAGTACTTTATGTATAAACTCTAATGTAGTAACAGAAGAAAGTAATAAGGTAAATGAAGTAGAAACCGTGATACCAGAATTGAATGATTTGTCTCTATTTTCTGAAAAAGGGGAAGAATTCCCTGTCAAATTATTAGAACAGTCTGAAAGCAATATTGTGAAAAATCAAGtccttatagaaaatataacatcTCAATGTGAAGAATCTAAACAAGATTTGAAAACATGTGATGATTTTGATGACTTTGaagattttaaattcagtACAAACagcaattataacattattgaaAGTACTGGTAATCCTTGGGAAAGTAAGGATCAAAAGGATTTTAACTTTGGGGATTTCAAAGCCAATTTTGATGTTAATGAATCTTTACATGAAGAATTACATAATGAGAAACTAAATGATGAAATTATCAATAGTCAAGCCATTCTAGATGATAGTCAGAAACTTAATGAAGAAATTATCAATAGTCAAGCCGTTCTAGATGAAAGTCAAGATGAAGATTTTGGTGATTTTGATGATTTTAAGTCTTcagtaaataaagaaatagaagAACATGCTTCTCAACATGTCACTGTTTTAACCTTTCAAAGTAATGACAATGAGGGCCAGATTAtagaaagtataaaaaatattttattaaatatctttccTGACGATTTACCAGATTCTGAAACTGCATTTGATGGAAATCTTGAGTCATTGCTAGGTGAGACATGGCATCATTTGAAAGAAATTGATGTAAGACAGCCTTACATTGTATATTGGAATAATTCTCTCAGTCAAAAAACTCTTTTAAAGGCCCTATGCATTGATTCACGaaatatt CTGTTTGGACCAAAGTGGAATTCCTTGATGCCAAAATATGCAACAAATTTAAGTGGAGCACCTCTAAAACCCCAAAAACCTACAACACCACAGGAACCAGACCTCAGTGCTgaaaaaagtaaagaaaacatCACATGGACAGATCCTTTCACTTCAACTGGACAAGGAT ACACTTATGCTGAAGCTCTACTCCTAGATTTAGAACACCTCATGACCACTTTAGATCAAATGGCTCACAAACAGTCTACTCTAAAAATATCAGAGTTACTTTCAACTG cTAACAGTTCAGACAGGGAAAAGGCCTTAAAAGAGTCTCGACCAGCAGATCTGAATGTTTTTGGAAGCTCCATTACAGTATCGAAATTAGACAAGATCCATTCAAGTACACTCAGTGTGCAACCTCTTAGACATATCAATTTGCCTGATACTCATATATTTACACCTACTGACTCAGAAACTCCAAGATCAAAAACAATTCATTACGATATTACACCGCCTGTATTATTACCACAAACAATAGAGAACCACAGCATTGACACTGAGAAACCTATTCCAAAAAATACTACCATTGAAAATAATGATGATTACTGGGAATTTCAAGATTTTAAAGGAACAGCCGAAAGTGACCAAAATGTAGATATGAAAACTGAAACCATTAATCCAAATGCAGGTATGATTCTTCAAAGTCAATTATTGCAACCAGTCAAAGTTGAGCCAACCATTCCCACATTAAACTGGCCAGATCCTGGTGAGGTAAAGGAGACGTTTGATGATTTTTCTGATTTTGTGTCTAGTACTGCTTGGAATAATGATAATGCAAGTACTATGGAGGGTACATCTCACCCGCCAAGTGCTAGCTTCATTAGAACACTACCTTCTGATAATGTAGAGGATGAATTTGAAACATTCCAATCGGCTCCGACACCTGCCTCCAATCAGAAATGTGCAGAAACCTTGTCACCAGAAACTAGTAAATTTGGTAATGAGATCACACATACACTACCATCGGATACATTGAACATTGGGCCTAACCAAGTCTTCGCACCGAACACTGTGCAGAATCATAATATTTCTGTggacataacctcaaaatctAGTCCAGTGAATACGTCAATTTTAAAACCTATAAACGCCGGCTCGACTGTGATTCGCCCCCAAAAAGCTGGACAAATTTTACAACCGCTTTCCCTCGAAAGTTATTCACAGATAAATTGGCCCAAACCCGGTATAGATTTGCAAAATCTTTCAAGCTTCAACCCTCTCGAAAGCTTCGAAGCATTTAAAAGTGACTCCGGTTCGAGTGGAGCCAGCAAAGGCGCATCGCCGGTGcataaaatagttaataatcCTGTCACCGTGAACGAAACCCTCGATGACGATATTTGGGGTGACTTCGTATCGAGCAAACCCGGACAAGTTGCTCCAAAGAAGCAGTTACATGCAGACGAAGACGAATGGACGGACTTTGTGTCCAGTCCGAGCATATCACAGAACAGCCTCAAAACCATAAGCTATAATGTCGCCACCAATTCGACAATGCAAAAGATGTCGAATCAAAGTgcttctaaaaataatcaattggCTCTAGAAATTCCGGTCCTCAATTACATCACTCCGAATTCGAACAGCCGAAGCATGTGTGTtgataaacattttcaaaatttataa
- the LOC110997453 gene encoding uncharacterized protein LOC110997453 isoform X3, producing MSIPPLVCSTPPPPDQCEDDKHIDEFDLQYRLSPEDEDENDEYNYGNFHNFHDAISNNEDSEPQIETCNIKTDHSNIGIIEHSKHSPSNQNSIDKASIDDVAIEDLNLKVEQESDLVDQIESNNSNLDEDSDTYGITCFTPHIESPNKSTLCINSNVVTEESNKVNEVETVIPELNDLSLFSEKGEEFPVKLLEQSESNIVKNQVLIENITSQCEESKQDLKTCDDFDDFEDFKFSTNSNYNIIESTGNPWESKDQKDFNFGDFKANFDVNESLHEELHNEKLNDEIINSQAILDDSQKLNEEIINSQAVLDESQDEDFGDFDDFKSSVNKEIEEHASQHVTVLTFQSNDNEGQIIESIKNILLNIFPDDLPDSETAFDGNLESLLGETWHHLKEIDVRQPYIVYWNNSLSQKTLLKALCIDSRNILFGPKWNSLMPKYATNLSGAPLKPQKPTTPQEPDLSAEKSKENITWTDPFTSTGQGSNSSDREKALKESRPADLNVFGSSITVSKLDKIHSSTLSVQPLRHINLPDTHIFTPTDSETPRSKTIHYDITPPVLLPQTIENHSIDTEKPIPKNTTIENNDDYWEFQDFKGTAESDQNVDMKTETINPNAGMILQSQLLQPVKVEPTIPTLNWPDPGEVKETFDDFSDFVSSTAWNNDNASTMEGTSHPPSASFIRTLPSDNVEDEFETFQSAPTPASNQKCAETLSPETSKFGNEITHTLPSDTLNIGPNQVFAPNTVQNHNISVDITSKSSPVNTSILKPINAGSTVIRPQKAGQILQPLSLESYSQINWPKPGIDLQNLSSFNPLESFEAFKSDSGSSGASKGASPVHKIVNNPVTVNETLDDDIWGDFVSSKPGQVAPKKQLHADEDEWTDFVSSPSISQNSLKTISYNVATNSTMQKMSNQSASKNNQLALEIPVLNYITPNSNSRSMCVDKHFQNL from the exons ATGTCGATACCTCCGTTGGTGTGCAGTACACCTCCTCCGCCAGACCAGTGTGAAGACGATAAACATATTGATGAATTTGATTTACAGTACCGAT TGTCACCAGAGGATGAAGATGAAAatgatgaatataattatggaaattttcacaatttccatgatgctatatctaataatgaAGACTCTGAACCCCAAATTGAAACCTGTAATATAAAGACTGATCATAGCAATATTGGAATAATTGAACATTCTAAACACAGTCCAAGTAACCAAAATTCTATAGATAAAGCAAGCATTGATGATGTGGCTATTGAAGACTTAAACTTAAAGGTAGAACAAGAAAGTGATCTTGTAGATCAGATAGaaagtaataatagtaatctAGATGAAGATTCAGATACATATGGAATAACGTGTTTTACGCCGCATATAGAATCTCCTAATAAAAGTACTTTATGTATAAACTCTAATGTAGTAACAGAAGAAAGTAATAAGGTAAATGAAGTAGAAACCGTGATACCAGAATTGAATGATTTGTCTCTATTTTCTGAAAAAGGGGAAGAATTCCCTGTCAAATTATTAGAACAGTCTGAAAGCAATATTGTGAAAAATCAAGtccttatagaaaatataacatcTCAATGTGAAGAATCTAAACAAGATTTGAAAACATGTGATGATTTTGATGACTTTGaagattttaaattcagtACAAACagcaattataacattattgaaAGTACTGGTAATCCTTGGGAAAGTAAGGATCAAAAGGATTTTAACTTTGGGGATTTCAAAGCCAATTTTGATGTTAATGAATCTTTACATGAAGAATTACATAATGAGAAACTAAATGATGAAATTATCAATAGTCAAGCCATTCTAGATGATAGTCAGAAACTTAATGAAGAAATTATCAATAGTCAAGCCGTTCTAGATGAAAGTCAAGATGAAGATTTTGGTGATTTTGATGATTTTAAGTCTTcagtaaataaagaaatagaagAACATGCTTCTCAACATGTCACTGTTTTAACCTTTCAAAGTAATGACAATGAGGGCCAGATTAtagaaagtataaaaaatattttattaaatatctttccTGACGATTTACCAGATTCTGAAACTGCATTTGATGGAAATCTTGAGTCATTGCTAGGTGAGACATGGCATCATTTGAAAGAAATTGATGTAAGACAGCCTTACATTGTATATTGGAATAATTCTCTCAGTCAAAAAACTCTTTTAAAGGCCCTATGCATTGATTCACGaaatatt CTGTTTGGACCAAAGTGGAATTCCTTGATGCCAAAATATGCAACAAATTTAAGTGGAGCACCTCTAAAACCCCAAAAACCTACAACACCACAGGAACCAGACCTCAGTGCTgaaaaaagtaaagaaaacatCACATGGACAGATCCTTTCACTTCAACTGGACAAGGAT cTAACAGTTCAGACAGGGAAAAGGCCTTAAAAGAGTCTCGACCAGCAGATCTGAATGTTTTTGGAAGCTCCATTACAGTATCGAAATTAGACAAGATCCATTCAAGTACACTCAGTGTGCAACCTCTTAGACATATCAATTTGCCTGATACTCATATATTTACACCTACTGACTCAGAAACTCCAAGATCAAAAACAATTCATTACGATATTACACCGCCTGTATTATTACCACAAACAATAGAGAACCACAGCATTGACACTGAGAAACCTATTCCAAAAAATACTACCATTGAAAATAATGATGATTACTGGGAATTTCAAGATTTTAAAGGAACAGCCGAAAGTGACCAAAATGTAGATATGAAAACTGAAACCATTAATCCAAATGCAGGTATGATTCTTCAAAGTCAATTATTGCAACCAGTCAAAGTTGAGCCAACCATTCCCACATTAAACTGGCCAGATCCTGGTGAGGTAAAGGAGACGTTTGATGATTTTTCTGATTTTGTGTCTAGTACTGCTTGGAATAATGATAATGCAAGTACTATGGAGGGTACATCTCACCCGCCAAGTGCTAGCTTCATTAGAACACTACCTTCTGATAATGTAGAGGATGAATTTGAAACATTCCAATCGGCTCCGACACCTGCCTCCAATCAGAAATGTGCAGAAACCTTGTCACCAGAAACTAGTAAATTTGGTAATGAGATCACACATACACTACCATCGGATACATTGAACATTGGGCCTAACCAAGTCTTCGCACCGAACACTGTGCAGAATCATAATATTTCTGTggacataacctcaaaatctAGTCCAGTGAATACGTCAATTTTAAAACCTATAAACGCCGGCTCGACTGTGATTCGCCCCCAAAAAGCTGGACAAATTTTACAACCGCTTTCCCTCGAAAGTTATTCACAGATAAATTGGCCCAAACCCGGTATAGATTTGCAAAATCTTTCAAGCTTCAACCCTCTCGAAAGCTTCGAAGCATTTAAAAGTGACTCCGGTTCGAGTGGAGCCAGCAAAGGCGCATCGCCGGTGcataaaatagttaataatcCTGTCACCGTGAACGAAACCCTCGATGACGATATTTGGGGTGACTTCGTATCGAGCAAACCCGGACAAGTTGCTCCAAAGAAGCAGTTACATGCAGACGAAGACGAATGGACGGACTTTGTGTCCAGTCCGAGCATATCACAGAACAGCCTCAAAACCATAAGCTATAATGTCGCCACCAATTCGACAATGCAAAAGATGTCGAATCAAAGTgcttctaaaaataatcaattggCTCTAGAAATTCCGGTCCTCAATTACATCACTCCGAATTCGAACAGCCGAAGCATGTGTGTtgataaacattttcaaaatttataa